The following coding sequences lie in one bacterium genomic window:
- a CDS encoding ATP-binding cassette domain-containing protein: protein MIVFDKVTVGFGEKLVLDEASFALPARKISYIIGPSGSGKSTILKVIMGFVRPRSGRVVIDGEDVTGISERQYARVRRKMGMVFQGSALFDGMTVAENVGFYPTFRERERPRVTARRVAEILKQLGLAGTEKLYPSELSGGMKRRVALARALIYQPKILLYDEPTTGLDPMSIELVDGIIREANERFDVTSVVVSHDISSVFNIADYVIFIDAGKPVEVGGKMGILTHAHPGVRRFSMGFQKLAERVHEAI, encoded by the coding sequence ATGATCGTTTTCGACAAAGTCACGGTTGGATTCGGTGAAAAGCTCGTTCTGGACGAGGCCAGTTTCGCGCTGCCTGCCCGGAAGATCAGTTACATAATCGGGCCGAGCGGCTCCGGCAAAAGCACCATTCTTAAGGTGATAATGGGGTTCGTGCGTCCCCGGTCGGGGCGTGTGGTTATAGACGGCGAAGATGTGACGGGAATTTCCGAGCGGCAGTATGCGCGCGTCCGCCGCAAAATGGGGATGGTCTTCCAAGGCTCGGCGCTTTTCGACGGGATGACCGTTGCGGAGAATGTCGGCTTTTATCCGACGTTCCGGGAGCGGGAAAGGCCGCGCGTCACGGCGAGGCGGGTGGCCGAAATCCTGAAGCAGCTGGGTTTGGCCGGGACGGAAAAGCTTTATCCCAGCGAGCTTTCCGGCGGGATGAAGCGCCGCGTCGCGCTTGCCCGCGCGCTTATCTACCAGCCCAAGATTCTGTTATACGACGAGCCGACAACAGGTCTCGACCCGATGTCCATCGAGCTGGTGGACGGAATAATCCGCGAAGCCAACGAAAGATTCGACGTGACATCGGTGGTCGTGAGCCACGACATATCTAGCGTGTTCAACATCGCGGATTACGTGATTTTCATCGACGCCGGAAAGCCCGTCGAGGTGGGCGGCAAGATGGGGATTCTGACACACGCGCATCCCGGGGTGCGGCGGTTTTCGATGGGATTCCAAAAGCTCGCGGAAAGGGTGCACGAAGCGATTTAA
- a CDS encoding MCE family protein: protein MADFSTQAKVGLFILVAVFMVYAGMAALEKKFRGQSYTIDVTFEDAKGLAKGVDVRINGIVEGVVADVERPEDMNVAVLHIKLRKGKRIPVHAKVIASKEGLIGEKVINIKWTDEEEMKWAEEGHVFQGEWEEGFDELVAKAAKLMTNVESLLSELSRTVDEDLINQMLTDISEKVIDSMDALSALLSNMNSLVGSNSDEINKILKNVVDTTEDFKQTSEEMKKLVSDPVLHARLDNITAGLEESVANLQSITANVNDLASDPELQKNIKDSARLTAETLEDAKGAIGELRGTLNSVNEKVTEVSKLSKIDVSGRVGGRYVHQDDPAPGTDENQALADVEMQAETRRGFVRVGVEGIGEDSTLNLQGGRRITPDLSMRGGIVRSKIGLGMDYRMGRAMWSLNGYDPNDPKINSYLGFKLNSDYSLRIGVEDAFGEQNLMAGLTFEF from the coding sequence ATGGCCGATTTCAGTACGCAGGCGAAAGTTGGATTGTTCATTCTGGTCGCGGTGTTCATGGTGTACGCCGGAATGGCCGCGCTCGAAAAAAAATTCAGGGGGCAGTCCTACACGATAGACGTCACTTTCGAAGACGCCAAAGGCTTGGCGAAAGGCGTCGACGTGCGCATCAACGGCATTGTGGAAGGGGTCGTTGCGGACGTGGAACGGCCCGAGGATATGAACGTCGCGGTGCTGCACATCAAGCTGCGCAAGGGAAAGCGGATTCCGGTTCACGCAAAGGTCATCGCATCCAAGGAGGGACTGATCGGCGAAAAGGTCATCAACATCAAATGGACGGACGAGGAAGAAATGAAATGGGCCGAGGAAGGCCATGTATTCCAAGGCGAGTGGGAGGAGGGATTCGACGAGCTTGTCGCGAAGGCGGCGAAGCTTATGACCAATGTCGAATCGCTTTTGTCCGAACTCTCAAGGACCGTCGACGAAGACCTGATTAACCAAATGCTCACGGATATTTCCGAAAAAGTGATTGACTCCATGGACGCGCTAAGCGCCCTTTTGTCCAACATGAATTCCCTTGTCGGCTCCAATTCCGACGAAATAAACAAGATTCTCAAGAACGTCGTCGATACTACGGAGGATTTCAAGCAGACGAGCGAGGAGATGAAAAAGCTCGTATCCGATCCGGTGCTTCATGCCCGCCTGGACAACATCACGGCCGGCCTGGAGGAAAGCGTCGCGAATCTGCAAAGCATTACTGCCAACGTGAACGATCTCGCAAGCGATCCGGAGCTGCAAAAGAACATCAAGGACAGCGCGAGGCTGACCGCCGAAACGCTCGAAGACGCAAAGGGCGCAATCGGCGAGCTGCGCGGCACGCTGAACTCGGTCAACGAAAAGGTGACCGAGGTATCGAAACTTTCCAAGATCGATGTATCCGGACGCGTAGGCGGCCGCTACGTACATCAGGACGATCCGGCGCCTGGAACCGACGAAAACCAGGCTCTCGCCGACGTGGAAATGCAGGCGGAAACGCGCCGCGGATTCGTTCGCGTGGGCGTCGAAGGGATCGGCGAGGACTCGACGCTGAATCTTCAAGGGGGGCGGCGCATTACGCCCGATCTTTCGATGCGCGGCGGTATCGTCAGGAGCAAGATCGGCCTCGGCATGGATTACAGGATGGGGCGCGCCATGTGGTCGCTTAACGGATACGATCCGAACGATCCCAAAATCAACTCCTATCTCGGTTTCAAATTGAACAGCGATTACTCGCTTCGCATCGGGGTGGAGGATGCTTTCGGCGAGCAAAACCTGATGGCGGGATTGACGTTTGAGTTTTAG
- a CDS encoding acyltransferase — translation MTEERKLEGIFAKEIIISPSAVVDEDVKIRGLDGNPAERVVIGDHTHVRKGFRAALKSIEIGDWCTINGPCTVYGYETVSIGHCCWIGQDVVLNCNAPLNIGRGCILSSKCNIWTHFTGGDTVEGCRYHSTKPATLGDDVWLGVGVTVAPVNIGAKSLVLSNAAVTHDIPPNRVYGGVPARDLTEKMGAPFEEISAAEKLERLRRKFEEFKIEMAAQGRALDFSKIRLTDGAPCEIAGVSTFSTLTRTYSKIGTEEETAFMRFLIPQIKFYPAGK, via the coding sequence GTGACCGAGGAAAGAAAACTTGAAGGCATATTTGCGAAAGAGATCATTATTTCTCCAAGCGCTGTTGTGGACGAGGACGTGAAAATCCGCGGACTTGACGGAAATCCCGCCGAAAGGGTGGTCATCGGCGATCACACCCATGTGCGAAAGGGTTTTCGCGCGGCGCTGAAATCCATCGAAATCGGGGACTGGTGCACCATCAACGGCCCATGCACGGTGTACGGATACGAGACGGTTTCAATCGGGCATTGCTGCTGGATCGGCCAGGACGTCGTGCTCAATTGCAATGCGCCGTTGAACATCGGGCGCGGCTGCATTTTGTCCTCCAAGTGCAACATCTGGACGCATTTCACCGGAGGGGACACCGTGGAAGGATGCAGATATCATTCAACCAAGCCGGCCACTCTGGGCGACGACGTATGGTTGGGCGTGGGCGTGACCGTCGCGCCGGTGAACATCGGCGCAAAGTCGCTGGTGCTGTCGAACGCGGCTGTTACGCATGACATTCCTCCGAACCGCGTGTACGGAGGAGTACCGGCGCGCGATTTGACGGAGAAAATGGGAGCGCCGTTCGAGGAGATTTCGGCGGCCGAGAAACTGGAGCGGCTGCGGCGGAAATTCGAGGAATTCAAGATCGAAATGGCGGCCCAAGGCCGCGCGCTGGACTTTTCCAAAATCAGGCTGACTGACGGCGCGCCTTGCGAAATCGCCGGAGTTTCGACTTTTTCAACGCTCACCCGCACTTATTCGAAAATAGGAACGGAGGAGGAAACGGCGTTCATGCGGTTCCTGATTCCGCAGATAAAGTTCTATCCCGCCGGGAAATAG
- a CDS encoding TerC family protein: protein MLASFSIREHCLASIFLWPQGAFLFAAAARDAGHAPASEGPVWPVWAWIAFVAFILAMLAIDLGLLHKRAHEVKLKEALTWCAIWISLAFAFNILVWVLHGPTQALEFLTGYVIEYSLSVDNIFVFILIFNYFHVPPAYQHRVLFWGIIGALTMRAGMIAAGVALITAFHWIVYVFGAFLVFSGIKMISSKGKKFEPERNPLLKIIRRIVPLTDGFRGQAFFVRIAGGVYSTPLFIVLVLVEFTDLVFALDSIPAILAITKNAFIVFTSNVFAILGLRSLYFALAGVMNMFRYLHYGLSAVLIFVGVKMVMNGIVGEGFIPIGVSLGVVAALIAASVLASIYIPAKPTEGHGHGSV from the coding sequence ATGTTGGCTTCATTTTCCATCAGGGAGCACTGCTTGGCGAGTATTTTTCTTTGGCCCCAGGGGGCCTTTCTTTTTGCCGCGGCGGCGCGCGATGCCGGGCACGCGCCCGCGTCAGAGGGACCGGTTTGGCCGGTTTGGGCATGGATCGCCTTTGTCGCGTTCATCCTCGCTATGCTCGCGATCGATCTCGGACTGCTGCACAAGCGCGCGCATGAAGTAAAACTCAAGGAAGCGCTTACCTGGTGCGCAATCTGGATATCGCTGGCGTTCGCCTTCAATATCCTTGTCTGGGTGCTTCACGGTCCAACCCAGGCGCTGGAGTTTCTCACCGGTTACGTTATCGAGTACTCGCTTTCAGTCGACAACATTTTCGTATTCATCCTTATATTCAATTACTTTCATGTGCCGCCGGCGTATCAGCACCGCGTGCTTTTTTGGGGGATTATCGGCGCGCTGACGATGCGCGCCGGCATGATCGCTGCGGGCGTGGCGCTGATTACGGCGTTTCACTGGATCGTTTACGTTTTCGGCGCGTTTCTTGTGTTTTCCGGAATCAAAATGATTTCCTCCAAGGGCAAGAAGTTCGAGCCGGAAAGGAACCCGCTGCTGAAAATTATCCGCAGGATCGTCCCGTTGACGGACGGCTTCCGCGGCCAGGCCTTTTTCGTCCGCATCGCCGGCGGAGTCTACTCCACGCCGCTTTTCATCGTGCTTGTGCTTGTCGAGTTCACCGACCTGGTTTTCGCCCTGGATTCCATTCCCGCGATTCTCGCGATCACCAAAAACGCGTTCATCGTGTTCACTTCGAACGTTTTCGCGATTCTCGGACTGCGCTCGCTTTACTTCGCGCTTGCGGGAGTGATGAATATGTTCCGGTACCTGCATTACGGCCTGTCCGCGGTGTTGATTTTCGTCGGCGTCAAAATGGTTATGAACGGTATCGTAGGCGAAGGATTCATCCCGATTGGAGTATCGCTCGGCGTCGTCGCGGCGCTTATCGCCGCAAGCGTTCTGGCGTCTATTTACATTCCCGCGAAGCCGACTGAAGGCCACGGCCACGGCTCGGTATAA
- the maf gene encoding septum formation protein Maf, which translates to MLILASTSPRRKAILESLGLEFEIAVPEGLDESLLLGGGLVARTEIQSEEKLVERVERLASLKAYSVANLNPARLVLGADTIVAIDSVVLGKPSDADAAFEMLRMLSGRTHFVYTSLALVNIAEGLEITATEKTAVTFNSLSESRIRKYVEIDAPYDKAGGYAIQGIGSLLVRRISGCYWNVVGLPVGLLDRMLLQVGINLL; encoded by the coding sequence GTGCTGATACTTGCAAGCACCTCCCCTCGTCGAAAGGCGATTCTGGAATCGCTGGGATTGGAGTTCGAAATCGCCGTACCGGAGGGGCTGGATGAAAGCCTTCTTCTGGGCGGCGGCCTCGTCGCCCGGACTGAAATCCAAAGCGAGGAAAAGCTTGTCGAGCGCGTCGAGCGCCTCGCCTCTCTCAAGGCCTATTCGGTCGCCAATCTCAATCCGGCGCGGCTTGTGCTTGGAGCGGATACGATAGTCGCGATCGACAGCGTGGTGCTGGGAAAGCCGTCCGACGCGGACGCGGCTTTTGAAATGCTTAGGATGCTTTCGGGACGCACGCATTTCGTATACACGTCGCTTGCACTGGTCAATATCGCGGAGGGGTTGGAAATAACCGCGACGGAAAAAACCGCGGTCACGTTCAATTCCCTTTCGGAATCACGCATAAGAAAGTACGTGGAAATTGACGCGCCGTACGACAAGGCGGGCGGCTATGCGATCCAGGGGATCGGCTCGCTGCTTGTCAGGCGGATAAGCGGCTGCTATTGGAATGTGGTGGGGCTTCCGGTGGGGTTGCTTGACCGGATGCTGTTGCAGGTCGGAATCAACTTATTGTAG